One window from the genome of Anolis sagrei isolate rAnoSag1 chromosome 4, rAnoSag1.mat, whole genome shotgun sequence encodes:
- the BAK1 gene encoding bcl-2 homologous antagonist/killer → MASGNGNDPTDRRRTERRRSSMETASEDQVAQETEEVFQSYAFYRYQQEREQTEGDVPHDPEIAEVPHEPNSTNCLVGRRLATIGDDINARYDKEFSEMLKSLQPTKDNAYEYFIRIASSLFESGINWGRVIALLGFGYRMAIHVYQHGITGFLRRIARYMADFVLRNRIARWIAQQGGWVAALDLSNVYLKYVLIMAAVILLGQFVVRRFFNP, encoded by the exons ATGGCCTCAGGAAATGGCAATGACCCAACAGACAGGAGAAGGACGGAGAGACGCAGATCATCCATGGAAACTGCATCAG AAGACCAGGTGGCTCAGGAGACGGAGGAGGTGTTCCAGAGCTATGCTTTCTACCGGTATCAACAGGAGCGGGAGCAGACTGAGGGGGATGTGCCACATGACCCAGAAATAGCTGAGGTCCCACATGAGCCAAATAG CACAAATTGCCTGGTGGGCAGGCGCCTGGCCACTATTGGTGATGACATCAATGCCCGCTATGACAAGGAGTTCTCGGAAATGTTGAAGTCACTCCAGCCAACAAAGGACAACGCCTATGAGTACTTTATTAGAATAGCCAGCAG TTTGTTTGAAAGTGGCATAAACTGGGGCCGTGTGATCGCACTGTTGGGCTTCGGCTACAGGATGGCAATCCATGTATACCAGCATGGGATAACCGGATTCCTGAGGAGAATTGCACGCTACATGGCTGATTTTGTTCTCCGCAACCGCATCGCCCGGTGGATTGCTCAGCAGGGCGGATGG GTGGCAGCATTGGACTTAAGCAACGTGTACTTGAAGTATGTGCTGATAATGGCGGCTGTGATCTTGCTAGGCCAGTTTGTGGTGCGGCGCTTCTTCAACccatga